A part of Lacibacter sp. H407 genomic DNA contains:
- a CDS encoding right-handed parallel beta-helix repeat-containing protein: protein MNVKKIVFLVALVCFSFSLKATNYYINSANGNDSNKGTSSTNSWKTISPVKSIQLKPGDSILFATGQKFTGMLSLINVKGSAQHPVVISSYSFKGSKSKPVLDAGEELNALLIQNSSFIQVSGIEFTGMLPYQKSTTANKAEMRCGILVEVTKDDVFESIKLNDIVVHDVYYNPKGFTRSAAEIKTANGTQNYGWGIRVINNTKAGRLTNLKILKCEVFNVSHTGIKATGFVNSIQQLEIAECKLYQTGGPGMQFSGVTDGHIHHNKIDHSGSTADSRNWGRGSGLWTWSCSNIVIEHNRFENANGPGDSAGVHIDYNCNDVIIQYNVSANNAGGFCEILGNNYNCAYRYNISINDGYRVKGVNGAFQEGKIFWLSGYQGDQKKNAGPYNSYFYNNTIYVAANIIPKIAVSSSADGVLIANNIFYFETAAQTVAGDQKKKEVDVDGVPNVVFTNNLFLRADNWPTDFAFKDATPMYGDPLFKNKGSVQLKDYVPANTKLILNKGISVQHIPNDSIGIRVGLKVQHDILGNPIQGKPDMGAIELSDKKKK from the coding sequence ATGAACGTCAAAAAAATAGTCTTCTTAGTAGCACTTGTTTGCTTTAGTTTTTCTTTAAAAGCAACCAATTATTATATCAACTCAGCAAATGGTAATGATTCGAATAAGGGAACCAGCTCAACGAACTCCTGGAAAACTATTTCGCCTGTAAAGTCAATTCAATTAAAACCCGGCGATTCCATTCTTTTTGCAACAGGACAAAAGTTCACCGGCATGTTATCACTCATCAATGTAAAAGGGAGTGCCCAACATCCTGTTGTTATCAGCAGTTACTCATTTAAAGGAAGTAAATCAAAACCTGTTTTAGATGCGGGTGAAGAATTGAATGCATTGTTGATTCAAAATTCTTCCTTCATACAGGTAAGCGGAATTGAATTTACTGGTATGTTACCTTATCAAAAAAGTACCACAGCTAACAAAGCTGAAATGCGTTGCGGTATTTTGGTTGAAGTAACGAAAGACGACGTATTTGAAAGCATAAAGTTGAACGATATTGTTGTGCATGATGTGTATTACAATCCAAAAGGCTTTACACGTTCAGCTGCTGAAATTAAAACAGCAAATGGTACGCAGAATTATGGTTGGGGAATCCGTGTTATCAATAATACAAAGGCCGGACGATTAACAAATTTGAAGATATTAAAGTGTGAAGTATTCAACGTGAGTCATACAGGAATAAAAGCGACAGGTTTTGTGAACAGCATTCAACAGTTGGAAATTGCTGAATGTAAGCTGTATCAAACCGGCGGACCTGGCATGCAGTTTTCGGGAGTAACGGATGGACATATTCATCATAACAAAATTGATCATTCAGGTTCAACGGCCGATAGCAGAAACTGGGGTCGTGGCAGTGGTTTGTGGACATGGAGTTGCAGTAACATTGTAATTGAACACAATCGCTTTGAAAATGCAAACGGCCCCGGCGATTCTGCAGGTGTACATATTGATTACAATTGTAATGATGTAATAATACAATATAATGTAAGTGCAAACAATGCCGGCGGTTTCTGCGAAATTTTAGGTAACAACTACAATTGTGCATACCGCTATAACATCAGCATTAATGATGGCTATCGGGTAAAAGGTGTGAATGGAGCTTTTCAGGAAGGAAAGATTTTCTGGCTAAGCGGTTACCAAGGGGATCAAAAGAAAAATGCAGGTCCCTATAACAGCTATTTCTACAACAATACTATTTATGTTGCTGCCAATATTATTCCGAAGATAGCAGTGAGCAGCAGTGCGGATGGAGTGTTGATTGCCAATAACATTTTTTATTTCGAAACGGCTGCTCAAACGGTGGCAGGTGATCAGAAGAAAAAAGAAGTAGATGTTGATGGAGTGCCGAATGTGGTGTTTACCAATAATCTTTTTTTACGTGCCGATAACTGGCCAACTGATTTTGCTTTCAAAGATGCTACGCCGATGTATGGCGATCCGTTGTTTAAAAACAAAGGAAGCGTACAGTTGAAAGATTATGTGCCTGCAAATACAAAATTGATATTGAACAAAGGGATCTCTGTTCAACACATTCCAAACGACAGTATCGGTATTCGTGTTGGCTTGAAAGTGCAGCATGATATTTTAGGAAATCCAATTCAGGGAAAACCGGACATGGGTGCCATTGAATTGAGTGATAAGAAAAAGAAATAA
- a CDS encoding glycoside hydrolase family 16 protein yields the protein MKYIFSTVLFFVLLACVKKDQTVSTPKTKTYQLVWQDDFTTNGPPDSLKWRFEHGFLRNEEAQWYQRENAVCENGQLVITGNKERKPNPNYVAGSTDWKTKREFIEYTSASVVMQKEHAFQYGKMEVRARIDAQTGLWPAIWTLGTFGEWPSNGEVDVMEYYDEKILANFAYGSATRWQAIWDGASKSVASFGGALWANQFHIWTLEWDESMMRILLDGQLMNSIDLNQTFNKIDGKNPFRQPHYLLLNLAMGGNSGGSLANTILPSKYMIDYVRIYQKQ from the coding sequence ATGAAATATATTTTCTCAACTGTTTTGTTTTTTGTTTTGCTTGCCTGTGTTAAAAAAGATCAAACGGTTTCAACTCCAAAAACAAAAACCTATCAACTGGTATGGCAGGATGATTTTACGACGAATGGTCCTCCTGATTCACTCAAATGGAGATTTGAACACGGTTTTTTGCGAAACGAAGAAGCTCAATGGTACCAGCGTGAAAATGCGGTGTGCGAAAATGGGCAGCTTGTAATTACCGGCAACAAAGAGCGTAAGCCAAATCCGAATTATGTTGCCGGAAGTACAGATTGGAAAACCAAACGGGAGTTTATCGAGTATACGTCAGCCAGTGTGGTGATGCAAAAAGAGCATGCGTTCCAATATGGCAAAATGGAAGTAAGGGCGAGAATTGATGCGCAAACGGGTTTGTGGCCAGCGATCTGGACATTGGGAACCTTTGGCGAGTGGCCATCCAATGGTGAAGTGGATGTAATGGAATATTATGACGAGAAGATACTGGCAAATTTCGCATACGGAAGTGCTACACGTTGGCAAGCTATTTGGGACGGTGCGTCCAAGTCGGTTGCTTCTTTTGGAGGTGCATTGTGGGCGAATCAATTTCATATCTGGACATTGGAGTGGGATGAAAGTATGATGCGAATCTTGCTGGATGGACAGCTCATGAATTCAATCGATTTGAATCAGACATTCAATAAAATTGACGGGAAGAATCCATTTCGTCAACCACATTACCTGTTGCTGAATCTTGCCATGGGTGGCAACAGCGGTGGGAGTTTAGCCAATACAATTTTACCTTCGAAGTATATGATTGATTATGTAAGGATTTATCAGAAGCAGTAA
- a CDS encoding glycosyl hydrolase, protein MYNFYKLKRAGILQFLLLLLFIPSIYAQDQTACDTSVRYIYWTGEVDSDFFNEKNWRVTIEKPSTDDGTPGKPTCLPGGGSHLYLICPNVHDPVNDKYPKDRSLEPGQPIRFNLYIESASVVANGGISFACSQKGITLTNSQLTVQGGTVSQGALSLLNESTVHLKEGGMSPTLLLNFSDPASWVYMHNENPDALMTKLGNIRINHVTGVLDNNFRINQYYQKGSVVRPLSTAHLPLKIFSGTAQSGTAASLQEDIIYAGATIPGGDNAARSFILKRGFMATFAINSNGTGKSKVYIASEKDLTIDALDIALQGNVSFIRVVPWNWVIKKGTGGFYDQLNTGWFYNWNNNNNPLPNYEYVPMAWGAGGALPAAINLVTQKKKTTHLLGFNESDNCEDQSGQFNNLCQPAVAVAYYENLMGLGVRLGTPAPRENGPTTWLLEFARIAKERDVRFDFVAVHWYDWGSNPANSPNADPQQIFNRFKAYLENVYRIYKLPIWITEFNANPNRGNPIQDAFLRLALPYLESLDYVERYAYFQPNPQYATVPQTPANYYENGELTNIGELYMNHTSSPSIPDSTVECPNNLEGLDLTYVSVPTNSLVFEAECGKFIGNQWDVLENTNASNGLYIRGNNNLAGITALAKQVHFEFELAEAGTYRAWIRSSSTGAGTIRISIDGKTMEQITPFTSGSFTWFQVPRFYALGEGKHRLTIEYPNSNIMLDQVALTNGPENMEQFINDAGYCTPSTNKFGLDATDFTGFYEAEQAAKGVSWKTETSPNAIGGAYTASEENITSTEVPVGDDKVLSFSFNIDKADEYDIWAKIQALKSTATSLWISVDDEPFRKWSNLGSATFEWYWKKFYYSYEIEDRNFTYFLSAGQHQVKIAINSGDVFVDRLAVVTKGKLPETTDPNVLAISESLEFEAEDARFIQGTGTTGTLISTVNCSTSSNLQQVNLGNRLGNWIAFETVVADAAGPYKLKVSYMSKVNRPFRIKVNGTTMGRQLATASGNWCYIAADNPTLGSPAVYEVVVILKRGLNTIEIGLNNAELAPFIDKIKLEKAELNGLGLEAELAELISANNSILVPTCTVASNGALVNMGLNTNNAIRFNNLVSSETKTYQVDIYYITKVQRNLRVSINGEPFTTESFVASGNWCFEASPVVAVKSMELTFAQGTNTIEFKPTGTDAPFIDKIVIREPTPASAANQQASLGADLGTQLFEQATANVFAVYPNPAQTGTPITLMLPGSVTTGQVLVQVTDVTGRIVFAQTLPAQTNRQVKIENRLSKGMYVLTVSQGLLRTSKKIVIQ, encoded by the coding sequence ATGTACAACTTCTACAAACTTAAGCGAGCAGGTATTTTACAGTTTCTTTTACTGTTGCTCTTTATTCCATCTATTTACGCACAGGATCAAACTGCATGCGACACTTCTGTACGTTACATTTATTGGACGGGAGAAGTAGACAGTGATTTCTTTAATGAAAAAAACTGGAGGGTAACCATAGAAAAACCATCAACCGATGATGGCACACCCGGTAAGCCTACCTGTTTACCCGGCGGAGGCTCACACCTCTACCTCATTTGCCCCAATGTGCATGATCCGGTGAATGATAAATATCCAAAAGACAGAAGCCTCGAACCCGGCCAGCCCATTCGTTTTAATTTATACATCGAGTCGGCCAGTGTTGTAGCGAATGGCGGAATCAGTTTCGCCTGTTCACAAAAAGGTATCACACTTACAAACTCACAACTAACAGTACAAGGTGGAACTGTTAGCCAGGGCGCTTTGTCTTTGTTAAATGAAAGTACTGTTCATTTAAAAGAAGGAGGCATGTCGCCCACGTTGTTACTTAATTTTTCAGATCCTGCATCATGGGTTTATATGCACAATGAAAATCCGGATGCATTAATGACGAAGCTGGGCAATATCCGCATCAACCATGTTACAGGAGTTTTAGATAATAATTTCCGCATCAATCAATATTATCAAAAAGGTTCAGTTGTAAGACCTCTTTCAACCGCACACTTACCATTAAAAATATTTAGCGGTACAGCACAAAGCGGCACTGCTGCCAGTTTACAGGAAGACATTATTTATGCAGGCGCAACAATTCCAGGCGGAGATAATGCAGCCCGTTCATTCATTCTCAAACGTGGGTTCATGGCTACGTTTGCCATCAATAGTAATGGTACCGGAAAAAGTAAAGTGTATATCGCATCAGAAAAAGACTTGACAATTGATGCATTGGATATCGCCTTACAGGGAAATGTAAGTTTCATTCGGGTTGTTCCATGGAATTGGGTGATCAAAAAAGGAACCGGTGGTTTTTATGATCAATTGAATACAGGTTGGTTCTATAACTGGAACAATAATAATAATCCGTTGCCTAACTATGAATATGTACCAATGGCATGGGGAGCAGGCGGTGCATTGCCTGCCGCTATCAACTTGGTGACACAAAAGAAAAAAACAACACATCTTTTAGGTTTTAATGAATCTGATAACTGCGAAGATCAATCTGGTCAATTCAATAATTTATGTCAACCTGCCGTTGCAGTTGCTTATTATGAAAACCTGATGGGTCTTGGTGTTCGACTTGGAACTCCGGCTCCACGTGAAAATGGACCAACAACATGGTTACTTGAATTTGCACGAATAGCAAAAGAACGAGATGTACGTTTTGATTTTGTTGCTGTGCACTGGTACGATTGGGGAAGTAATCCGGCAAACAGTCCGAATGCAGATCCGCAGCAGATCTTCAATCGCTTCAAGGCATATCTTGAAAATGTGTATCGCATTTACAAACTTCCAATATGGATCACGGAGTTTAATGCTAATCCAAATCGTGGCAACCCAATACAGGATGCATTTTTAAGATTAGCACTTCCATATTTGGAAAGTTTAGATTACGTAGAGCGTTATGCATACTTCCAACCCAATCCACAGTATGCTACTGTTCCGCAAACACCGGCGAATTACTATGAGAATGGCGAACTAACTAACATTGGCGAATTGTATATGAATCATACATCATCGCCTTCAATACCTGATTCAACTGTTGAATGTCCGAACAATTTAGAAGGGCTTGATCTTACTTACGTTTCAGTACCAACAAACAGTTTGGTATTTGAAGCAGAGTGTGGCAAGTTTATCGGCAACCAATGGGATGTTTTGGAAAACACAAATGCATCGAATGGTTTATACATCAGAGGGAATAATAATTTGGCTGGTATAACTGCGTTGGCGAAACAAGTACACTTTGAATTTGAATTAGCTGAAGCAGGAACTTACCGTGCATGGATCCGTTCTTCTTCAACAGGTGCAGGCACCATTCGCATTAGTATTGATGGAAAAACAATGGAACAAATTACTCCTTTCACCAGCGGCAGCTTTACCTGGTTCCAAGTACCACGCTTTTATGCGTTGGGTGAAGGCAAACATCGTTTAACAATTGAATATCCAAACAGTAATATCATGCTTGATCAGGTTGCATTAACCAATGGGCCTGAAAACATGGAACAGTTTATCAACGATGCAGGCTATTGTACTCCATCAACAAACAAATTTGGATTAGACGCAACCGACTTCACCGGTTTTTATGAAGCTGAACAAGCTGCAAAAGGTGTTTCATGGAAAACAGAAACTTCACCGAACGCAATCGGCGGTGCGTACACAGCGAGTGAAGAAAATATTACTTCAACAGAAGTACCTGTTGGTGATGACAAAGTGCTTTCCTTCTCGTTCAATATTGACAAAGCAGATGAATACGATATCTGGGCGAAGATCCAGGCATTGAAATCAACGGCAACAAGTTTATGGATCTCTGTTGATGATGAGCCATTCAGAAAGTGGAGCAATCTTGGTAGTGCAACGTTTGAATGGTACTGGAAAAAATTCTATTACAGCTATGAAATAGAGGATAGAAACTTTACCTATTTCCTTTCTGCCGGACAGCATCAGGTAAAAATTGCGATCAACAGCGGCGATGTTTTTGTAGATCGCTTAGCAGTTGTTACAAAAGGTAAATTACCTGAAACAACTGATCCGAATGTGTTGGCTATTTCTGAAAGTCTGGAATTTGAGGCAGAGGATGCCAGATTTATTCAAGGAACCGGAACAACAGGTACATTAATAAGTACGGTAAACTGTTCAACTTCTTCCAATCTCCAGCAAGTCAATTTGGGAAATCGATTGGGCAACTGGATCGCTTTCGAAACTGTTGTAGCTGATGCGGCAGGTCCTTATAAATTGAAGGTTTCGTATATGAGTAAGGTTAACAGACCTTTCCGTATAAAAGTAAATGGTACAACAATGGGCAGACAGTTGGCAACTGCCTCCGGCAACTGGTGCTATATCGCCGCCGATAATCCAACACTAGGTTCACCTGCTGTTTATGAAGTTGTGGTAATTCTCAAACGTGGTTTAAATACCATTGAGATCGGACTCAACAATGCTGAATTAGCGCCTTTCATTGATAAAATAAAACTGGAGAAAGCAGAATTAAATGGACTTGGACTGGAAGCTGAACTTGCAGAATTAATTTCAGCCAACAACTCTATTCTTGTTCCCACTTGTACGGTTGCGTCTAATGGAGCGTTAGTGAATATGGGACTCAATACAAATAATGCTATCCGATTCAACAACCTCGTTAGTTCAGAAACTAAAACTTACCAGGTAGATATTTACTACATCACAAAAGTGCAACGCAACTTGCGGGTTTCCATAAATGGTGAACCATTTACAACAGAATCGTTTGTTGCTTCCGGCAATTGGTGTTTTGAAGCAAGTCCGGTTGTAGCAGTAAAGAGCATGGAACTGACATTTGCACAAGGAACAAATACAATTGAATTCAAACCAACAGGTACAGATGCTCCGTTCATTGATAAAATTGTGATACGTGAACCGACTCCTGCAAGTGCCGCTAATCAACAGGCATCACTTGGTGCAGATCTTGGCACGCAATTGTTTGAACAAGCAACTGCCAATGTATTTGCTGTATATCCAAACCCGGCGCAGACAGGTACACCTATTACATTGATGTTACCAGGTTCTGTTACAACAGGCCAAGTGTTGGTGCAAGTAACTGATGTAACGGGAAGAATTGTATTTGCACAAACTCTGCCGGCACAAACCAACAGGCAGGTGAAAATTGAAAACAGGCTAAGCAAGGGAATGTATGTGTTGACTGTATCGCAAGGATTACTTAGAACAAGTAAAAAGATAGTCATTCAATAG
- a CDS encoding sulfatase-like hydrolase/transferase, whose amino-acid sequence MNRKRIQTGVIGLAAILLIATAWAFTRKSTQQIVVNQDKPNIIIILTDDQGYADVGFNGCKDIPTPNIDRIAKSGVVFTNGYVSYAVCAPSRAGLITGRYQDRFGYSRNPLYRPFDASIGLPLTEQTLPELLMQNGYNTMGIGKWHLGVHEKFRPWNRGFNEFFGFLGGGHRYLPEEYTIVNQDSAKNEGESYRTKLIRNNKLVEESDYLTDALSREAVSFIERNKQQPFFLYLAYNAPHAPLQATPKYLSRFDHIKNPKRKTYAAMVSAVDDGVGTVLDKLQQLNLTENTIVIFLSDNGGPETDNGSDNGPLRAGKGSLFEGGIRVPFAMQWPSQIKANTKYEQPVISLDIFATIAANIGKAAAPKNELDGVNILPYLKGAKQGSPHEYLFWRQFDQKNYAVLHQSGFKEVILRDSSLTLYNLKEDIEEKTKVDDAKMMSTFEQQRKKWEANTVAPLFYGLNQEEQYEREKKAQQKKQ is encoded by the coding sequence GTGAACAGAAAAAGAATTCAAACTGGTGTAATTGGATTAGCTGCAATCTTGCTGATCGCAACAGCATGGGCTTTTACACGAAAATCAACGCAGCAGATAGTTGTCAATCAAGACAAACCGAACATCATTATCATTCTTACCGATGACCAGGGTTATGCTGATGTTGGTTTTAATGGATGTAAAGATATTCCTACACCAAATATCGATCGCATTGCAAAAAGCGGCGTTGTGTTTACCAATGGTTATGTAAGTTATGCGGTTTGTGCTCCGAGCCGTGCGGGTCTTATCACCGGTCGATATCAAGATCGTTTTGGTTACAGTCGTAATCCGCTGTATCGTCCATTCGACGCAAGCATTGGTCTTCCGCTTACTGAACAAACATTACCCGAGCTGTTAATGCAAAACGGTTACAATACAATGGGCATAGGTAAATGGCATTTGGGTGTGCATGAAAAATTCCGTCCATGGAACAGAGGCTTCAATGAATTTTTTGGATTCCTTGGTGGTGGACATCGCTATCTGCCGGAAGAATATACGATCGTAAATCAGGATAGTGCAAAAAACGAAGGCGAGAGTTATCGTACCAAACTTATACGCAATAATAAATTAGTTGAGGAAAGTGACTATTTAACTGATGCACTGTCAAGAGAAGCTGTTTCATTTATTGAAAGAAATAAGCAACAACCATTCTTCCTCTACCTCGCATACAATGCGCCGCATGCGCCGTTACAGGCTACGCCAAAATATTTGAGTCGTTTCGATCATATCAAAAATCCCAAACGCAAAACCTACGCAGCAATGGTGAGTGCTGTTGATGATGGGGTAGGTACGGTGTTGGATAAACTGCAGCAATTAAATCTTACAGAAAATACCATTGTTATTTTCCTATCGGATAACGGTGGACCTGAAACTGATAATGGCAGTGACAACGGTCCGTTGCGTGCCGGCAAAGGATCACTTTTTGAAGGAGGAATCAGAGTGCCGTTTGCCATGCAGTGGCCAAGCCAGATCAAAGCAAATACCAAATACGAGCAACCGGTTATTTCATTAGACATTTTTGCAACCATTGCTGCTAACATCGGTAAAGCAGCTGCGCCAAAAAATGAGCTGGATGGTGTAAACATCCTGCCTTATCTCAAAGGAGCAAAACAAGGATCACCACATGAGTATTTGTTTTGGCGACAATTTGATCAGAAGAATTATGCAGTACTTCATCAATCGGGTTTTAAAGAAGTGATTCTGAGAGATTCGAGTTTAACTCTTTACAATTTGAAAGAAGACATTGAAGAAAAGACCAAGGTGGATGATGCAAAAATGATGAGCACATTCGAACAGCAACGCAAAAAATGGGAAGCGAATACTGTTGCACCACTTTTCTATGGCTTGAACCAGGAAGAACAGTACGAACGTGAAAAGAAAGCACAACAGAAAAAACAGTAA
- a CDS encoding sialate O-acetylesterase: MLKYFLLSFAFFIANMSFSQTRVPAMFSDNMVLQQQQMVSVWGVDNPNAKIAVSGSWGRNATATADVKGHWKLKLQTPSAGGPYTVVIKGSKEVTLKNVLIGEVWFCSGQSNMEMPVKGYSNQPIIGSNETILNSANDNIRFLNTPRSTSITPLYDVKGEWKSAGPATTGNFSATAYYFAKKLQAVLNVPVGIIQSAWGASTIESWMDKQTLSTFENKVIPDKVPDSIPNRTPTIMYNSMLHPYIGYTIKGVLWYQGESNRENANEYHALFTSMINSWRKQWEQGDFPFYFVQIAPIEPGKVNAAFLREAQLQTMLSVKNTGMAVTMDIGERTVIHPAQKEQVGNRLAYWALAKDYSVKGIAFSGPVYKQVDKTANGRLMLTFDYCDQGLTSFGKPLTDFEIAGEDKIFYPAQAMIRNDKNGVLVVWSDAVKNPVSVRYAFKNWTEGSLFNTQGLPASSFRTDNW, translated from the coding sequence ATGCTAAAGTATTTCTTGTTATCGTTTGCATTTTTCATTGCGAATATGTCGTTTTCGCAAACCCGGGTTCCAGCCATGTTTAGTGATAATATGGTGCTGCAGCAACAGCAAATGGTTTCAGTTTGGGGAGTTGATAATCCCAATGCAAAAATTGCTGTAAGTGGCAGTTGGGGAAGAAATGCCACTGCTACTGCCGATGTAAAAGGGCATTGGAAACTAAAATTACAAACGCCTTCAGCAGGTGGACCTTACACAGTAGTTATTAAAGGAAGCAAAGAAGTAACATTGAAAAATGTATTGATTGGTGAAGTGTGGTTCTGTTCAGGACAATCAAATATGGAAATGCCGGTAAAAGGTTATTCCAACCAACCAATCATTGGCAGCAACGAAACAATACTCAACTCTGCTAATGACAATATTCGTTTTTTAAACACACCCCGTTCAACAAGTATAACTCCTTTGTATGATGTAAAAGGAGAGTGGAAATCAGCCGGTCCCGCAACCACCGGAAATTTCAGTGCCACCGCTTATTACTTCGCAAAAAAATTGCAGGCGGTATTGAATGTCCCCGTTGGTATTATTCAATCGGCATGGGGTGCCTCTACTATTGAGAGCTGGATGGATAAACAAACTTTATCAACGTTTGAAAACAAAGTCATACCAGATAAAGTTCCCGATAGTATCCCCAACAGAACTCCTACAATTATGTACAACTCCATGTTGCATCCATACATTGGTTATACCATTAAAGGCGTGCTTTGGTACCAGGGAGAATCAAACCGTGAAAATGCAAATGAATATCATGCGTTGTTTACTTCCATGATCAACTCGTGGAGAAAGCAATGGGAGCAGGGAGACTTTCCATTTTACTTTGTACAGATAGCTCCAATTGAACCGGGAAAAGTGAATGCTGCTTTTTTGCGTGAAGCACAGCTGCAAACAATGTTGTCAGTAAAAAATACAGGGATGGCCGTTACAATGGATATTGGTGAACGAACAGTAATACACCCTGCGCAAAAAGAACAAGTAGGAAACCGCTTGGCGTATTGGGCACTGGCAAAAGATTACAGTGTGAAAGGCATTGCTTTCAGCGGACCTGTGTATAAACAAGTGGACAAGACAGCTAACGGCAGGTTAATGTTAACGTTTGACTACTGTGATCAAGGGTTAACGAGTTTTGGTAAACCTCTTACTGATTTTGAAATAGCTGGTGAAGACAAAATATTTTATCCTGCACAGGCAATGATACGGAATGATAAAAACGGTGTACTCGTTGTTTGGAGCGATGCAGTTAAAAACCCTGTAAGTGTTCGCTACGCATTTAAAAATTGGACAGAAGGCAGTTTGTTTAATACGCAGGGTTTGCCTGCTTCCTCTTTCAGAACTGATAATTGGTGA
- a CDS encoding sulfatase-like hydrolase/transferase yields the protein MKCIQSIDKKRRSIIAAGSLLAFTLIVFFIISCGFKEDTPNAKPNIIVILIDDAGYADFGFMGSKDLQTPNLDKLAAQSIRFTDAHVTASVCSPSRAGLLTGKYQQRFGYECNEGEGYTGMDTAQTIIPKLLQQQGYRTAAFGKWHLGFEASQHPLQKGFQYYYGFLAGGRSYFYKPEKDDRKGSRNVLLENHQQIKFDGYLTDVLGDKAVDYIRKSNDHPFFMYWAPNAVHTPMEASEADMKKFAGHPRQKLAAMTFSLDRAIGKMIDELKQQGLFENTLIFFLSDNGGAHNNQSSNLPLKGFKGNKYEAGHRIPFLVSWPKKFKGGTDFNGLTSSLDIFPTALEAAGVQMNASLGLDGVSLLPFLTVEKNKSPHEQLVWRKDAEAAIRLNQYKLIRVNGLGERLYDLNQDPGETNDLQLQQPQLFSSMKQQLLTWEKDKMKPVWTEGAVWDTITWMIHDDLMNNRKVRVHNPEELDKLRLRK from the coding sequence ATGAAATGTATTCAATCAATAGATAAAAAGAGGCGCAGCATTATTGCAGCTGGCTCATTGCTGGCTTTCACCTTGATCGTTTTTTTTATCATCAGCTGCGGGTTTAAAGAAGATACACCGAATGCAAAACCTAACATCATTGTCATTTTGATTGACGATGCAGGTTATGCTGATTTTGGTTTCATGGGTTCAAAAGATCTGCAAACGCCCAATCTTGATAAACTGGCAGCACAGTCGATCCGTTTTACCGATGCACATGTTACAGCATCTGTTTGCAGTCCTTCAAGAGCAGGATTGTTAACGGGTAAATATCAGCAGCGCTTTGGTTACGAGTGTAATGAAGGCGAAGGATATACAGGTATGGATACTGCGCAGACAATCATCCCGAAACTATTACAACAACAGGGTTACAGAACTGCAGCGTTTGGCAAATGGCATCTTGGTTTTGAAGCAAGTCAACATCCGTTGCAAAAAGGCTTTCAATACTACTATGGTTTTTTAGCTGGTGGCAGAAGTTATTTTTACAAACCCGAGAAAGACGATCGGAAAGGTTCAAGAAATGTCCTGCTGGAAAATCATCAGCAAATAAAATTTGATGGCTATCTTACTGATGTGCTTGGCGACAAAGCGGTGGACTATATCCGAAAAAGCAATGATCACCCGTTTTTCATGTATTGGGCGCCCAATGCGGTGCACACGCCAATGGAAGCAAGCGAAGCTGATATGAAAAAGTTTGCCGGGCATCCACGACAAAAGCTGGCGGCAATGACTTTTTCGCTCGACAGAGCAATTGGTAAAATGATTGATGAATTAAAGCAGCAGGGATTATTTGAAAACACACTTATTTTCTTTTTAAGCGATAACGGCGGGGCGCACAATAATCAATCCAGCAATTTGCCTTTGAAGGGTTTTAAAGGAAACAAGTATGAAGCCGGTCACCGGATTCCGTTTTTAGTGAGTTGGCCAAAGAAATTTAAAGGCGGAACAGATTTCAACGGACTCACTTCATCATTGGATATTTTTCCAACTGCTCTTGAAGCAGCCGGTGTTCAAATGAATGCTTCGTTGGGTTTAGATGGTGTAAGCCTCTTGCCTTTTTTAACAGTTGAAAAAAACAAAAGTCCGCATGAGCAATTGGTTTGGCGGAAAGATGCAGAAGCAGCTATTCGTTTGAATCAATACAAACTGATACGTGTAAATGGTCTGGGCGAGCGTTTGTATGATCTGAATCAAGACCCTGGCGAAACAAACGATCTGCAGTTACAACAGCCGCAGCTATTCTCATCCATGAAGCAACAACTGCTTACATGGGAAAAAGATAAAATGAAACCTGTCTGGACAGAAGGCGCAGTTTGGGACACCATCACATGGATGATCCATGATGATTTAATGAATAACAGAAAGGTGAGAGTCCACAATCCGGAGGAATTGGACAAACTCCGTTTAAGAAAATAG